One Cucurbita pepo subsp. pepo cultivar mu-cu-16 chromosome LG07, ASM280686v2, whole genome shotgun sequence genomic region harbors:
- the LOC111798927 gene encoding proline-rich receptor-like protein kinase PERK1: MSTPTPAPTSPPVTNSTAPPPVTPSAPPPSTPSQPPPAATPPPTTTPPAAATPPAPSQPPPTSAPPPATPSSPPPVTPQPTPPTGSPSRPSPSPPPSPPSTPSTSPPPPSSTSPPSPPGGHSPPPPTSHTPSTPSRSPPPPSRPSSSPPSSSSSSSSSPNISTGLVVGIAIGGVVIVLLLSIMCLCCTKKRRRRRDEEGFYPHPPSGPKVDPYGGQQQWQHNAPLPPDPLIGMAPKPSPPPAVASRPLHSPTGSRPSPPQLYMSSSGGSGSMYSGSENPLPPPPPPPMAFGFSKSTFTYEELSMATDGFSDANLLGQGGFGYVHRGVLPNGKEVAVKQLKVGSGQGEREFQAEVDIISRVHHKHLVSLVGYCITGSQRLLVYEFVPNNTLEFHLHGKGRPTMDWQTRLRIALGSAKGLAYLHEDCHPKIIHRDIKAANILLDFKFEAMVADFGLAKFSSDVNTHVSTRVMGTFGYLAPEYASSGKLTEKSDVFSFGVMLLELITGRRPVDTSNTFMEDSLVDWARPLLNRALEDGNFDALIDPSIQNNYNHTEMARMIECAAACVRHSARRRPRMSQVVRTLEGDASLSDLNEGIKPGQSSMYSSHGSSDYDTHQYNEDLRKFRKMALGSSEYGASSEYSRPTSEYGLYPSGTSSEGQTTREMEMRTVKKESGGFSGNN, encoded by the exons ATGTCAACCCCTACTCCGGCGCCGACGTCTCCGCCGGTGACCAATTCAACAGCTCCGCCGCCGGTTACCCCCAGTGCGCCGCCGCCATCGACACCTTCGCAGCCGCCACCGGCCGCTACACCTCCACCAACTACCACTCCGCCTGCCGCTGCAACGCCGCCCGCTCCTTCTCAGCCTCCGCCGACATCCGCCCCACCTCCGGCCACTCCCTCTTCACCACCACCGGTTACTCCCCAGCCCACCCCGCCCACTGGCTCTCCCTCGCGGCCGTCTCCCTCTCCTCCGCCGTCTCCGCCATCTACTCCCTCAACTTCTCCACCTCCTCCGTCTTCTACTAGCCCTCCGTCTCCTCCGGGCGGCCACAGTCCGCCTCCTCCGACTTCTCATACGCCGTCCACTCCATCAAGAAGTCCTCCGCCTCCATCGAGGCCGTCGTCATCGCCgccttcctcctcctcctcctcctcctcctcgcCTAATATTTCAACTGGACTTGTCGTCGGAATCGCAATTGGTGGAGTCGTAATTGTTCTTTTGCTAAGTATAATGTGTCTTTGTTGCAcgaagaagaggagaagacGACGCGATGAAGAAGGATTCTATCCACACCCTCCGTCAGGACCAAAAG TGGACCCTTATGGTGGCCAGCAGCAATGGCAGCACAATGCTCCTCTGCCACCCGATCCGTTAATCGGGATGGCGCCTAAGCCATCTCCTCCTCCTGCCGTTGCATCCCGACCCCTGCACTCGCCGACCGGGAGTCGGCCCTCGCCTCCACAGCTTTATATGAGTAGCAGTGGAGGTTCAGGCTCTATGTATTCTGGCTCTGAAAATCCACTCCCTCCGCCCCCGCCACCTCCTATGGCCTTTGGTTTCTCAAAAAGTACTTTCACTTATGAGGAATTGTCAATGGCGACCGATGGATTTTCAGATGCGAATCTCCTCGGACAAGGCGGATTCGGATATGTCCATAGAGGAGTTCTTCCTAATGGCAAGGAAGTTGCAGTCAAGCAGCTGAAAGTCGGGAGCGGGCAAGGCGAACGAGAATTTCAGGCTGAAGTCGATATCATCAGCCGAGTTCATCATAAACATCTTGTTTCTTTGGTTGGATATTGCATAACTGGGTCTCAAAGATTGCTTGTTTATGAGTTTGTTCCAAACAACACTTTGGAGTTTCATTTACATG GTAAAGGGCGACCGACCATGGATTGGCAGACGAGACTTCGAATCGCTTTAGGATCGGCAAAGGGATTAGCTTATCTTCATGAGGATT GTCACCCGAAAATCATTCATCGCGATATTAAAGCCGCTAATATTCTGTTGGATTTCAAGTTTGAAGCAATG GTTGCTGATTTTGGACTTGCAAAGTTCTCTTCTGATGTTAATACCCACGTATCGACTCGAGTGATGGGTACTTTCGG CTATCTTGCACCGGAGTATGCCTCGAGTGGCAAACTTACTGAGAAGTCGGATGTTTTCTCCTTTGGGGTTATGCTTTTGGAGTTGATCACTGGTCGTCGACCGGTCGATACGAGTAATACTTTCATGGAAGATAGTCTCGTAGACTGG GCCAGGCCGTTATTGAACCGAGCTCTAGAAGATGGAAACTTCGATGCTTTGATCGATCCGAGTATTCAGAACAACTACAACCACACTGAGATGGCTCGTATGATCGAATGTGCTGCTGCTTGCGTGCGACATTCTGCAAGGCGTCGACCTCGAATGAGCCAG GTAGTACGAACGCTCGAAGGAGACGCATCACTATCGGATCTCAACGAAGGAATCAAACCCGGGCAGAGCTCAATGTATAGTTCTCATGGAAGCTCAGACTATGACACCCATCAGTACAACGAGGACTTGAGGAAGTTCAGGAAGATGGCACTGGGAAGCTCGGAGTATGGAGCGAGTAGCGAGTACAGCCGACCGACGAGCGAGTACGGGCTGTATCCGTCGGGGACGAGCAGCGAAGGGCAAACGACTAGAGAAATGGAGATGAGAACAGTGAAGAAAGAGAGTGGAGGCTTCAGTGGAAACAATTGA
- the LOC111799223 gene encoding protein SYM1 isoform X2, with amino-acid sequence MVSELSHLPSGENPSHQLRLFMGHWRHCRPIYYSIRRQKPSSSNLYAEEEFKINWKRVGITSMFGFGFVGPVGHMWYEGLDRFIRLRLQLQPKSAKFVGAKLAMDGLIFGPIDLVVFFSYMGFANGKEVSEVKEDLKRDFVPAFLLSGTVWPIIQVANFRYVPVRYQLLYVNLFCLLDSAFLSWVEQQNNAPWKQWFTSFNPFKER; translated from the exons atggtatcagaactgTCTCACCTTCCATCCGGTGAAAACCCAAGTCATCAGCTCCGGCTTTTTATGGGGCACTGGCGACATTGCCGCCCAATATATTACTCAATCCGCCGCCAAAAACCGTCTTCTTCAAACTTAT ATGCTGAAGAAGAGTTCAAAATCAACTGGAAACGTGTCGGTATCACAAGCATGTTTGGATTTGGCTTTGTTGGACCAGTCGGCCACATGTg GTATGAAGGCTTGGACAGGTTTATAAGGCTAAGACTTCAGCTCCAGCCAAAATCAGCCAAGTTTGTAGGGGCAAAACTGGCAATGGATGGTCTAATCTTCGGACCGATCGACTTAGTCGTCTTCTTCAGTTATATGGGATTTGCCAACGGCAAAGAAGTTTCTGAAGTGAAAGAAGACTTGAAGAGGGATTTCGTCCCGGCGTTTCTCTTGTCGGGTACGGTGTGGCCTATCATTCAGGTCGCAAACTTCCGATACGTCCCGGTGAGGTACCAACTCCTGTATGTTAACTTGTTCTGCTTGTTGGACAGTGCTTTTTTGTCATGGGTTGAGCAACAAAACAATGCTCCTTGGAAGCAATGGTTTACTTCTTTTAATCCTTTTAAAGAACGATGA
- the LOC111799223 gene encoding protein SYM1 isoform X1, giving the protein MFRLWKWYQNCLTFHPVKTQVISSGFLWGTGDIAAQYITQSAAKNRLLQTYPDAEEEFKINWKRVGITSMFGFGFVGPVGHMWYEGLDRFIRLRLQLQPKSAKFVGAKLAMDGLIFGPIDLVVFFSYMGFANGKEVSEVKEDLKRDFVPAFLLSGTVWPIIQVANFRYVPVRYQLLYVNLFCLLDSAFLSWVEQQNNAPWKQWFTSFNPFKER; this is encoded by the exons ATGTTCAGGCTCTggaaatggtatcagaactgTCTCACCTTCCATCCGGTGAAAACCCAAGTCATCAGCTCCGGCTTTTTATGGGGCACTGGCGACATTGCCGCCCAATATATTACTCAATCCGCCGCCAAAAACCGTCTTCTTCAAACTTAT CCAGATGCTGAAGAAGAGTTCAAAATCAACTGGAAACGTGTCGGTATCACAAGCATGTTTGGATTTGGCTTTGTTGGACCAGTCGGCCACATGTg GTATGAAGGCTTGGACAGGTTTATAAGGCTAAGACTTCAGCTCCAGCCAAAATCAGCCAAGTTTGTAGGGGCAAAACTGGCAATGGATGGTCTAATCTTCGGACCGATCGACTTAGTCGTCTTCTTCAGTTATATGGGATTTGCCAACGGCAAAGAAGTTTCTGAAGTGAAAGAAGACTTGAAGAGGGATTTCGTCCCGGCGTTTCTCTTGTCGGGTACGGTGTGGCCTATCATTCAGGTCGCAAACTTCCGATACGTCCCGGTGAGGTACCAACTCCTGTATGTTAACTTGTTCTGCTTGTTGGACAGTGCTTTTTTGTCATGGGTTGAGCAACAAAACAATGCTCCTTGGAAGCAATGGTTTACTTCTTTTAATCCTTTTAAAGAACGATGA
- the LOC111799225 gene encoding protein CONTINUOUS VASCULAR RING 1-like — protein MDEEKSAIAMTSRDRELLIPVAESAIDESSSKPSSSSSSSHHSGRETFYKVVRSWASKKFMTGCVILFPLAITFYVTWWFIRFVDGFFSPIYAHLGINIFGLGFVTSITFIFVVGVFMSSWLGASVLGLGEWFIKRMPFVRHIYNASKQISSAISSDQNSQAFKEVAIIRHPRIGEYAFGFITSAVVLQSYSGEEELCCVYVPTNHLYIGDIFLVHTKDVIRPNLSVREGIEIVVSGGMSMPQILSTINSEIVP, from the exons ATGGATGAAGAGAAATCGGCTATTGCCATGACGAGCAGAGATCGGGAGCTTCTCATTCCGGTTGCGGAGTCCGCCATTGATGAGTCATCCTCAAAACCTTCGTCATCCTCGTCATCGTCTCATCATTCTGGCAGAGAG ACATTTTACAAGGTTGTTAGAAGCTGGGCCTCAAAGAAGTTCATGACTGGATG TGTCATCCTGTTCCCCTTAGCAATTACGTTCTATGTAACGTGGTGGTTTATTCGTTTTGTGGATGgattcttctctccaatctaTGCACATCTTGGAATTAATATCTTTG GTCTTGGATTTGTGACTTCCATTACATTCATCTTCGTGGTTGGTGTGTTCATGTCATCTTGGTTGGGAGCATCTGTCCTTGGTCTTGGGGAGTGGTTTATCAAGAGGATGCCATTTGTCCGTCATATCTACAATGCTTCTAAGCAAATTAGTTCTGCAATATCATCTG ACCAAAACTCACAGGCCTTCAAGGAAGTAGCTATCATAAGACACCCTCGTATCGGTGAATATGCGTTTGGGTTCATCACTTCGGCCGTAGTCCTCCAG AGCTATTCTGGGGAGGAAGAGCTATGCTGTGTCTATGTCCCCACAAATCATCTCTATATCGGCGACATTTTTCTCGTTCATACCAAGGATGTTATTAGACCAAATTTATCAGTTCGAGAAGGAATTG AAATCGTCGTCTCTGGAGGAATGTCGATGCCCCAGATACTTTCGACGATAAACTCGGAGATTGTTCCCTAG
- the LOC111798072 gene encoding uncharacterized protein LOC111798072, translating to MPQESLRSRIYRSFITCNDPKGIVDKSSIRIKKVVLSEMDKKTKSRTARKNFYEFSDCKLPREETTIKEVVDELSSSSSSQLMEVSREAQKLNRTIVLWSNGMKYNSQSEQIARDLFEGAIDLQQSLVILGKLQEASRYMTQVKKNECIEKRTSGNMGMERTCFNRNEFHKPRLSVDYSYGDGAKELKKTIRDRLARQLLFSNTTNMAERIGFPENGMENSASDFASTSSGQSSMVYNTARNPTKKGHGKNLRAKQMDLELQPKQMHETLGRQLPSEKILDLQRSKFSNEMVETKKSKAVTHKIGKRTTESNLDTHQFKGILKHSAKEVDDYFNYSSYRHSREELTHTAPPIVLLKPLRVSQAEWEERQARVFEEDEALNKKKFMKLKMKEKHPQQRNGNKTEVLSSKRVLGSIGAEETAISRINHRKEPQNPKEHNRNPKECINVIKPKKRISHIPLDQNRPRKEAIDRKVLESQKEIVARKNPLSQAKIVPKFQDQVQGSLGKLQRKLNATREHVPQDSTPTSNTAFECSRFSTNQAIAEKVIDEVSVQKPEAINFGGKSNVKKPDQTYSPASLPNMKEQGGSSRHQTCEYSSDSQSSLIRACCATESSKYIDNERSVTKPGTTPKCPMSSNPPPSNRANELFRLNPNGSSRLWISPEESPPTASDGMERNYRKINEVTNGILGLRWWWPIRESMNEAEDVVEDVEERILVGLIQEVFA from the exons ATGCCTCAGGAAAGTCTAAGATCAAGAATTTACAGATCATTTATAACTTGTAACGATCCGAAAGGCATAGTTGATAAAAGCAGTATCAGAATAAAGAAAGTTGTTCTATCAGAAATGGataagaaaaccaaaagccGGACAGCTAGGAAGAACTTTTACGAATTTTCGGACTGTAAGTTACCAAGAGAGGAAACAACCATCAAAGAAGTTGTAGATGAATTGAGCAGTTCATCATCATCACAACTCATGGAAGTGTCCAGAGAAGCTCAGAAGCTGAACCGGACAATTGTTTTGTGGTCCAATGGTATGAAATATAATAGCCAATCTGAACAAATTGCAAGAGATTTGTTTGAAGGAGCTATTGATTTGCAGCAGTCCTTGGTCATTCTAGGGAAATTGCAGGAAGCTTCAAGGTACATGACTCAggtgaagaaaaatgaatgcATAGAAAAGAGGACAAGTGGAAACATGGGCATGGAGAGAACATGTTTCAACCGAAATGAATTTCATAAACCCCGGCTTTCGGTTGATTATTCTTATGGAGATGGTGCTAAGGAACTCAAGAAGACGATCCGAGATCGCCTTGCTAGACAACTcttattttcaaatacaacGAATATGGCCGAACGAATCGGTTTTCCTGAAAATGGTATGGAAAACTCAGCTTCAGATTTTGCATCCACAAGCTCTGGACAATCTTCAATGGTGTACAACACTGCTCGAAATCCCACAAAGAAGGGTCATGGAAAAAATCTGAGAGCAAAGCAAATGGATCTAGAACTTCAACCAAAGCAAATGCATGAAACTTTAGGCAGACAGTTACCTAGTGAAAAGATTTTAGATCTCCAAAGGTCTAAGTTTAGCAACGAAATGGTCGAGACAAAGAAGTCGAAGGCAGTTACACACAAGATAGGGAAGAGAACCACAGAGTCAAATCTTGACACTCATCAATTCAAAGGCATTCTTAAGCATTCTGCAAAGGAAGTGGATGACTATTTCAATTATTCCAGCTACAGGCATTCAAGAGAAGAGTTAACCCATACTGCCCCGCCAATTGTACTTCTAAAACCTCTGCGTGTTTCACAAGCTGAATGGGAGGAACGACAAGCACGGGTATTTGAGGAAGACGAAgctttgaacaaaaaaaagttcatgaaactgaagatgaaagaaaagcATCCTCAGCAAAGGAATGGCAATAAGACAGAAGTATTAAGTTCCAAAAGAGTGCTTGGGTCAATAGGGGCAGAAGAGACTGCAATCTCAAGGATAAATCACAGAAAAGAACCTCAGAACCCAAAAGAACATAATAGGAATCCAAAAGAATGTATCAATGTCATCAAGCCCAAAAAAAGGATTTCACATATTCCACTCGATCAAAATCGCCCGAGGAAAGAAGCAATTGATAGGAAAGTTCTTGAATCACAGAAAGAGATTGTAGCTAGAAAAAATCCACTTTCGCAAGCTAAGATTGTACCAAAGTTTCAAGATCAAGTGCAGGGATCCCTTGGCAAACTTCAACGTAAACTAAATGCTACGAGGGAACATGTCCCTCAGGACTCGACTCCAACATCAAACACTGCCTTTGAGTGCAGCCGATTCAGCACGAATCAAGCAATAGCAGAAAAGGTCATCGACGAGGTTTCGGTACAGAAACCAGAG GCCATTAACTTTGGTGGCAAAAGCAATGTTAAGAAGCCTGATCAAACATATTCTCCAGCCTCTTTACCAAATATGAAGGAACAAGGCGGTAGCTCCAGACATCAAACATGTG AGTACAGTAGTGATAGCCAAAGTTCTCTCATTCGCGCATGCTGCGCAACAGAAAGCTCGAAGTACATAGACAATGAAAGATCAGTTACCAAACCTGGAACTACGCCGAAATGTCCGATGTCGAGCAATCCACCGCCTTCCAATCGCGCGAATGAGCTCTTCCGTCTTAATCCCAATG GGAGCTCGAGATTGTGGATCTCGCCGGAGGAATCGCCGCCGACTGCCAGTGACGGCATGGAAAGAAATTACAGAAAAATCAATGAAGTAACAAACGGAATTTTAGGCTTGCGCTGGTGGTGGCCGATTCGAGAATCAATGAATGAGGCAGAAGATGTTGTTGAAGATGTGGAAGAGAGGATATTGGTTGGATTGATTCAGGAGGTCTTCGCCTGA